Part of the Gallaecimonas pentaromativorans genome, CTTTTAAGCCCGTGTTGAGGCTATTATCAATTTGTTACAAGGACGAACGCAAGGTACGGATAACTATGGCACTTGCAACGCTTTATTGCCGTGCGCAGCTGGGTATGGATGCGCCGCTGGTCACCGTCGAGGTAGACATCGGCAACGGCCTGCCCGCCTTTGCCCTGGTGGGGCTGCCGGAGGCTTCGGTGCGCGAGGCCAGGGAGCGGGTCCGCGCCGCCATCCTCAACGCCGGCTTTGAGTTCCCCGCCCGGCGCATCACCGTCAACTTGGCCCCGGCCGAGCTGCCCAAAGAGGGTGGCCGTTTCGACTTGGCCATCGCCATCGGCATTTTGCAGGCCTCAAGCCAACTGCCCATGGAGAACAACGGCCGGCTGGAGCTGTACGGCGAACTGGCGCTGTCTGGTGAGCTTCGCCCCTGCACCGGTTTGTTGCCGGCGCTGTTGGCCTGCCAAAAGGCGGGCCGGGCGGCGCTCTTTCCCGAGGCGTGCCGTGAAGAGGCCAGCTTGCTGCCCAGTCTGAAAGCCTATGGCGCGCCCACCTTGCTGGCGGTGTGTGCCCATCTGGCCGGGCAGCAGGCGCTGGCATTGTTGGCGCCGCTGGCCGCTGCCCAGTCTGCGGCGCCAGACCCGCTTTCCCTGAACGATGTGGTCGGCCAGGCCCAGGCAAAAAGAGCGCTGATGGTGGCGGCGGCTGGCGGCCATCACCTGCTCTTTATCGGCCCGCCCGGCACCGGTAAGTCCATGCTGGCCCGGCGCCTGCCAGGTATTTTGCCGCCCCTTGGCGAAGACTGCGCCCAGCAGAGCGCCGCCATTTATTCCCTGGCCGGCAAGCCCCGCGATACCGGTAGCTGGCGCCAGCCCCCCTGGCGCACACCCCATCACACTGCCTCGGCGGTGGCGCTGGTGGGCGGCGGCTCGATGCCAAGGCCAGGGGAGATTTCCTTGGCCCATAACGGGGTTCTTTTTTTGGACGAAATCGCCGAGTACGACCGCAAAGTGCTCGATTGCCTGCGCGAACCCATGGAAACCGGTGAAGTGAGTATCAGCCGCGCTGCCCACCAGGCCCGGTTCCCAGCCCGGTTTCGCTTGGTGGCGGCTGCCAACCCTTGCCCCTGTGGCCATTTTGGCAATCCGCGCCGGGCCTGCCGCTGTAGCCCTGACCAAATACGCCGTTATCTGGCTAAGCTCTCCGGCCCCTTTTTGGACCGTATCGACCTGCAAGTGGAGGTGGCCATGCTGCCGCCGGGGAGCCTTGCTGGCCAGGCGCCCAGCGGCCCCGACAACGACGAGCTCAGGGCCAAAGTGGCGGCCTGCCAGCAGCGCCAGTTCTCGCGCCAGGGCTGCTTGAATGCCGACCTTGAAGGGGAGCCGATGCGTCATGCCTGCCAACTGCCACCAGAGCTGGCCCAGTGGTACGACGCCACCTTGCAGGCCCTGGGGCTTTCAGCGAGGGTGCATCACAAACTGCTGAAAGTGGCCCGCACCCTGGCCGATTGGCAAAAGGCCGAGGCCATCACCCAGGCGCACCTGAGTGAAGCCATGCAGTACCGAGCCATGGACCGGCTACTGGGCACCTTGCCTTAGGGCTTCGCCCTCTTTCCAAATAGAAAAACCGGGCATCAGCCCGGCTTTTTATGGTTGGTCGTTTTACTTGGCAGGATGCTTGGGGTTCCACAGTTTGATGTTGCTGTGCTTCTCATATCCCTTACCGTTGGGGTAGCCCACCAGCTCCATCTCCGAGCCCCAGGGGGACAGAAAATGCACCCAGGTTTCCCCTTGGGTATCGCCGCTGGGCATGGTGATGGGCTCACCAATGATGGTCAGGCCCTGCGCTTTGAGTTTGGCCACGCTGGCCTGGACATCGTCGGTGTAAAAGGCGATGTGGGACGCCCCCAGCGATTCGGCGTCAGGTATCACTTTGCTGGCGGTATCATCTTGATAAGCAAATAGTTCAACATTAGAGCCATGGCCACAGCGCATCATGGTGATAGAGATGCTTTGGGCGCGTGGTGCCACCTGTTTGCTGCGGTCAGGGGACAGGGAGTGGCTCATCTCAAAGGGGCCGATGTGGGTGACCGGTACACAGCCAAAGGTGTCTGTTAAGAAGGTCTCGGCCTGCTTGAGGTCAGGCACGGTAATGCCGACGTGGTCGATACCGGGGCTGTTGATGAGGGCCGCTTGGCTGCTGGCGCTCAGCAGTAGCGTCAGGGCGGCAAAGAAGGAAGCAACGATTTTCATGACAGGGCTCCGGTTATGGTTGATTGATAAAAACGTGCAAGCTGGCAAGGCGGCCATCGCGAAGGGTGAAGATATCTTCACCCGACATCAGCTTGGGCTTGTCTTTGGGGCCGAAATGCCAGGTGACGCGGCCAAGGTCGTGGTTCCAGGTAATGGGCTGCGGGGAGAAGGTAAAGCCAGGGTGTTCTTGCTGAACCCGCTTGAGCAGGGCTAACACAGCGTCATAGCCTCTGGCGGTGCCTTGGTAGTCAGCCAGGTAGAGGTCGGGGGTGTAGACCTCGGGCAGCTGCTTGGCCCAGTGGCTAGGGTTGCGGTCATTCCAGAGGGCAAAATGCTTGTCGATAAGCTGTTGGGCCTGGGTGCTTTGCTCGGTTGTGCGGGTCATGTTGGTCTCCTGGGCCTGGCTCAATGGCGCGGCCAGGGCGGCAGCCAGCACCAGGGCAGATGCAGTGAAAAAACGCATGGGAATTCTCCGACAAGGAACGCCCCCAGGTGGTGGGGGCGTGCAGGCTTAGATTTGGGCCATGCCGCCGTCAACGAACAGCTCGACACCGTTGATGAAGCTGGCGCCCTCGGAGGACAGGAAGGCCACCACTTTGCCAATTTCCTCCGGCTCGCCCAGGCGGCCCAGCGGCACTTGCCCGGCCAGGTAGTCGAAGAAGCCTTGGCGCGCCTCTTCCGGCACCACATCGGCCAGGCCAGGGGTGCGGATGGGGCCAGGGCTGACCACGTTGATGCGAATGCCACGGTCTTTCACATCCAGGGCCCAGGAGCGGGCGAAGTTGCGCACGGCGGCCTTACTGGCGCTGTAGACGCTGAAGTTGGCGGTGCCTTTGATGGAGGTGGTAGAGCCGGTCAGCACCACGGAAGCGCTGTTGGTCAGTAGCGGCAGCGCTTTTTGTACGGTAAAGAGCAGGCCGCGGACGTTGGTGCCGAAGATGCGGTCAAAGTGCTCTTCGGTGATGGCGCCCAGAGGCAGCATGTCACCGCCACCGGCGTTGGCAAAGAGGATGTCCAGCTTGCCAGCAGATTTGGCGATTTGGGCGTAAACCGCATCCAAGTCGGTAAGGACCGAGGCGTCGGCGCGGATACCGGTCACGCTGCTGCCAAGTTTAGCTACGGCGGCGTCCAGTTCGGCCTGGCGGCGGCCGGTGATAAAAACCTTGGCGCCCTGTTCGGCCAGGACCTTGGCGGTGCCAAAACCGATGCCAGTGGTGCCGCCGGTTACCAGTGCGATTTTACCGTTCAGTTGCTTGTTCATAATGTTCACCTTTATCTGTGTGGTTGGGTCAGAGTGCCCGCGCTGCCCGGTTTGGGCCCTGTGCTGCAAGGCATGGGTGAACTTTACCCAGTGGCTTATTGGTGATAAAACGTGCAAAATTGGAATGATTATCCATCGTCATGGATAATTTGGCGGAGGCGTGATGGACCAACTTCAGGCAATAAAGAGTTTTGCGCGGGTGGTGGAGGCGGGCAGTTTTACCCGGGCGGCCGATTCATTGGATGTGCCCAAGGCCACGCTGAGCAAGCAGGTGCAGGATTTAGAGGCTTACCTGGGGATCCGGCTGCTGCACCGGACCACGCGCCGGGTCACGGTCACCGCCGAGGGCCAGCAGTATTACGAAAAGACCTTGCGCATCCTGGCCGACCTTGACGATATCGACAGCTCCTTTAGCGCCGTGCGCAACTCGCCCCGGGGCAAGCTGCGGGTGGATGTGGGCGGCTCGACCGCCAGTGAAGTGCTGATCCCGGCGCTGCCGGCCTTTATCGCCAAGTATCCCGAGATAAAGCTAGAGCTGGGGGTGTCAGACCGGGCCGTGGATCTCATCAGTGACAACGTCGATTGCGTGATCCGGGGCGGCCCGTTAGACAGCTCGTCCTTAGTGGCTCGCGCCATAGGCCAGGCCAGTATGGTGACCTGCGCCACCCCGGGCTACCTCAAGCAATACGGGGTGCCGGCTTACCCCAATGAGCTTAGAAACGGCCACCGACTGGTGAGTTATGTCACTACCCAAAACGGTCGTGCTATGCCTTTTCGCTTTACCGAGAAGGGCGAGCTGCTGGACATCAAGGCCGAGCACCTGATTGGCGTTAACGAAAGTAACGCCCACTTTGCCGCTGGCCTTGCCGGCCTT contains:
- a CDS encoding YifB family Mg chelatase-like AAA ATPase produces the protein MALATLYCRAQLGMDAPLVTVEVDIGNGLPAFALVGLPEASVREARERVRAAILNAGFEFPARRITVNLAPAELPKEGGRFDLAIAIGILQASSQLPMENNGRLELYGELALSGELRPCTGLLPALLACQKAGRAALFPEACREEASLLPSLKAYGAPTLLAVCAHLAGQQALALLAPLAAAQSAAPDPLSLNDVVGQAQAKRALMVAAAGGHHLLFIGPPGTGKSMLARRLPGILPPLGEDCAQQSAAIYSLAGKPRDTGSWRQPPWRTPHHTASAVALVGGGSMPRPGEISLAHNGVLFLDEIAEYDRKVLDCLREPMETGEVSISRAAHQARFPARFRLVAAANPCPCGHFGNPRRACRCSPDQIRRYLAKLSGPFLDRIDLQVEVAMLPPGSLAGQAPSGPDNDELRAKVAACQQRQFSRQGCLNADLEGEPMRHACQLPPELAQWYDATLQALGLSARVHHKLLKVARTLADWQKAEAITQAHLSEAMQYRAMDRLLGTLP
- a CDS encoding VOC family protein, whose amino-acid sequence is MKIVASFFAALTLLLSASSQAALINSPGIDHVGITVPDLKQAETFLTDTFGCVPVTHIGPFEMSHSLSPDRSKQVAPRAQSISITMMRCGHGSNVELFAYQDDTASKVIPDAESLGASHIAFYTDDVQASVAKLKAQGLTIIGEPITMPSGDTQGETWVHFLSPWGSEMELVGYPNGKGYEKHSNIKLWNPKHPAK
- a CDS encoding nuclear transport factor 2 family protein translates to MRFFTASALVLAAALAAPLSQAQETNMTRTTEQSTQAQQLIDKHFALWNDRNPSHWAKQLPEVYTPDLYLADYQGTARGYDAVLALLKRVQQEHPGFTFSPQPITWNHDLGRVTWHFGPKDKPKLMSGEDIFTLRDGRLASLHVFINQP
- a CDS encoding SDR family oxidoreductase, with the protein product MNKQLNGKIALVTGGTTGIGFGTAKVLAEQGAKVFITGRRQAELDAAVAKLGSSVTGIRADASVLTDLDAVYAQIAKSAGKLDILFANAGGGDMLPLGAITEEHFDRIFGTNVRGLLFTVQKALPLLTNSASVVLTGSTTSIKGTANFSVYSASKAAVRNFARSWALDVKDRGIRINVVSPGPIRTPGLADVVPEEARQGFFDYLAGQVPLGRLGEPEEIGKVVAFLSSEGASFINGVELFVDGGMAQI
- a CDS encoding LysR family transcriptional regulator codes for the protein MDQLQAIKSFARVVEAGSFTRAADSLDVPKATLSKQVQDLEAYLGIRLLHRTTRRVTVTAEGQQYYEKTLRILADLDDIDSSFSAVRNSPRGKLRVDVGGSTASEVLIPALPAFIAKYPEIKLELGVSDRAVDLISDNVDCVIRGGPLDSSSLVARAIGQASMVTCATPGYLKQYGVPAYPNELRNGHRLVSYVTTQNGRAMPFRFTEKGELLDIKAEHLIGVNESNAHFAAGLAGLGIIQTFRYSAKAALASGALVEILSPWRPPSYPFHVVYPQNRHVTRRLRVFIDWLVSDFPSRLD